One Capricornis sumatraensis isolate serow.1 chromosome 8, serow.2, whole genome shotgun sequence genomic region harbors:
- the MCRIP1 gene encoding mapk-regulated corepressor-interacting protein 1: protein MTSSPVSRVVYNGKRNSSPRSPPNSSEIFTPAHEENVRFIYEAWQGVERDLRSQMSGSERGLVEEYVEKVPNPSLKTFKPIDLSDLKRRNTQDAKKS, encoded by the exons ATGACCAG TTCCCCCGTCTCCAGAGTTGTCTACAACGGCAAGAGGAACAGTAGCCCCCGCTCTCCCCCCAACAGCAGTGAGATCTTCACCCCAGCCCACGAGGAGAATGTGCGCTTCATTTACGAAG CCTGGCAGGGTGTGGAGCGGGACCTGCGCAGCCAGATGTCGGGCAGCGAGCGGGGCCTGGTGGAGGAGTACGTGGAGAAGGTCCCTAACCCCAGCTTGAAGA CCTTCAAGCCCATCGACCTGAGCGACCTGAAGCGCCGGAACACGCAGGACGCCAAGAAGTCCTAA